One window of Dermacentor andersoni chromosome 7, qqDerAnde1_hic_scaffold, whole genome shotgun sequence genomic DNA carries:
- the LOC140219483 gene encoding uncharacterized protein, with protein MVKRCNYPSAAVEERLVRDRFVVRLRDSRLSDQLCGNAKLTLLDAWTQARQSEDADRRRRTEHSRELNLDTANANKFPSRHRSGAKPRSPQPQAERSCEPSRCEFCGRAPHRRSDCPARRSTCNFCKKKGHFAEVCRSRKFKQYKLISVHLNAVATPASAKFVEATVDDYTAQFRVDSGVEVSAVPSDFPTLPAKLDQVGTLLTGPGGQPLRVLGSYVARLRWQGKASCQRLYVIQSLTVPLLGLPALQALQVVRFLDQLRTSKATLHAELFNGLGTLKDEYNIRLKPDISTDIASLVANCEQCTSTRVSFAEPLLSTALTGHPWEFLGMDLFHLNGQTFILVVDYYSRFPEVVTLRSTTAQAVIDALKSIFARHGIPQEVRSDNGPPFSSQEFAAFAASFRTSSPHYAQSNGEAERMVRTIKDLFRKSKDPYLALLSYRDTPGVNGFSPAQLLMGRQLRTRVPKQGSQLCPNWTPTKEVVANAATYKQKQADNYNRHHGARDLPPLQTGQRVWVRPDQVQARVLSPGQRPRSYVVETERGGTLQRNRRHLVPFGPTASGEEPPPLQQVRCQEPRPANIVESTVPLEQSVQQSPAARDRSDGVTRTRYGRPIVPPRRLNL; from the coding sequence ATGGTTAAGCGCTGTAACTATCCGTCTGCTGCTGTCGAAGAAAGGCTCGTACGCGACCGGTTCGTCGTCCGCCTCCGCGACTCGCGTCTCTCGGACCAGCTGTGCGGGAACGCGAAGTTGACGCTACTGGACGCCTGGACGCAAGCCCGTCAATCCGAAGACGCCGACAGACGCCGACGCACAGAACACTCCCGCGAGCTCAACCTCGACACCGCAAACGCTAACAAGTTCCCCTCTCGTCATCGCTCAGGCGCTAAGCCTCGTTCGCCGCAGCCGCAAGCAGAACGCTCATGCGAGCCGTCCAGATGTGAATTCTGCGGCCGCGCGCCTCATCGACGTTCAGACTGCCCGGCCCGTCGCTCcacctgcaacttctgcaaaaagaaaggcCACTTCGCCGAAGTATGCCGCTCGCGGAAGTTCAAGCAGTACAAGCTAATCTCCGTCCACCTGAACGCCGTTGCGACGCCCGCCTCGGCAAAGTTCGTCGAGGCCACCGTTGACGACTACACAGCGCAGTTCAGAGTCGACTCCGGAGTCGAAGTATCTGCTGTTCCCAGCGACTTTCCTACCTTGCCTGCCAAACTCGACCAAGTCGGCACTCTGCTCACTGGCCCGGGAGGACAGCCACTGCGCGTGCTGGGCTCGTATGTGGCACGACTTCGGTGGCAAGGGAAAGCAAGCTGTCAGCGTCTCTACGTGATCCAGTCTCTCACTGTGCCTCTTCTGGGACTGCCAGCGCTCCAAGCTCTCCAAGTAGTTCGGTTTCTTGATCAACTCAGGACATCAAAAGCGACGCTGCACGCCGAGCTCTTTAATGGATTGGGCACTCTCAAGGACGAGTACAACATCCGGTTGAAGCCCGATATCTCGACAGACATCGCCTCTCTCGTTGCCAACTGTGAACAGTGCACTTCCACCCGCGTGAGCTTTGCCGAGCCCCTGCTCTCCACGGCCCTAACTGGACATCCCTGGGAATTCCTTGGAATGGACTTGTTCCACCTCAACGGCCAGACTTTCATCCTGGTGGTGGACTATTACTCAAGGTTTCCTGAGGTGGTGACCCTGAGGAGCACGACAGCTCAGGCAGTCATTGACGCTCTCAAATCCATCTTTGCCCGCCACGGAATCCCGCAAGAAGTCAGGTCAGACAACGGCCCACCGTTCTCGTCGCAAGAGTTCGCGGCATTCGCAGCGTCATTCAGGACCAGCAGTCCACACTACGCTCAATCGAACGGAGAGGCGGAGAGGATGGTGCGTACTATCAAGGACCTGTTTCGAAAGTCAAAGGATCCTTATCTGGCTTTGCTCAGCTATAGGGACACTCCAGGAGTCAACGGCTTTAGTCCAGCCCAGCTGTTGATGGGGCGTCAACTCAGAACCAGAGTCCCAAAGCAAGGCTCCCAGCTATGTCCCAACTGGACCCCAACGAAAGAAGTCGTCGCCAATGCTGCGACTTACAAGCAAAAGCAGGCCGACAACTACAACAGGCATCATGGAGCTCGAGACTTACCGCCACTCCAAACAGGTCAGCGTGTCTGGGTGCGACCTGATCAAGTGCAGGCTAGGGTCCTCAGTCCGGGGCAAAGACCAAGAAGCTACGTGGTCGAAACGGAGCGAGGTGGCACCCTACAGCGCAACCGGCGTCACCTAGTGCCTTTCGGGCCTACTGCCTCCGGAGAGGAAccaccaccactgcagcaagttcgCTGTCAGGAGCCTCGGCCTGCCAACATCGTGGAATCAACGGTCCCCCTCGAACAGTCTGTGCAACAGTCCCCTGCAGCCAGGGACCGCAGTGACGGTGTGACACGAACACGTTACGGCCGGCCTATTGTTCCGCCGCGCCGTTTGAACTTGTGA